The segment TCGGCGCGTGCGCCAAGCTCGGTGCGCTCGCTGTAGCACAGGGCCGCATCACGCCAGGCCTGCAGCTTGGGCTGGCTCAGCATGCGGGCCAGGGCGGCGTCCATCATGGGCTGCTCGAACGGCGTGGTCAGCACCTCGCCACAGCCAGCGCGCTCGACGTGGAAAGCGTATCCGCAATTGGCTGTAACGAGGGCAGGCAGACCGGCGGCGATGGCCTCGACGATCGCGGTCCCGGTGTTCTCCTGATACGCGGGGTGCAGCAACAGGTCGGCCGCAAACAGGAAGTCGGCCACGTCGTCCCGCCCCTGCAGGAAATGCACCCGTCCGGCGATACCGAGACGGCGCGCCAGCCGCATCAGCGGGGCCGCACGCCCCTTGCCCAGTACGTACAGCGAGGCGCGTTCGCGCAAGCCGTCCGGCAGGGCGGCCAGTGCCCGGATGCTGCGGTCGACACCCTTGCGTCGGAAGTCCGACCCGACCATCAGGAGCATGAGCGAGTCGTCCCCCAGGCCAAGCTCTTTGCGAAGAGCGCGCCTTCGTTGCGGGGTGTCGGCATTGGCGAAGCGGTCAGCCGAGACATACGGTGGCATCAGGTGGAAGCGATCCTCGGGAGTCGCGTACCAGCGCTGGAACAGGGGCTTCTCGGCCTCGGAAAGCAGCAGGATGCGGTTGTTCGCCTCAGTGCGAAAGACCGCCCGCTCAAGGGCCGCATGTACGCGGTAGCGCCCGGAGAGGCGATAGAACCGGCTGCGAGCCTGCGCCCGTTCGATGAAGCAGGGGTCTGCGTTGTAGTAGACATCCAGCCCGGGCAGCTTGTTGAACCCGACGACGCGATCGGGCTGTAGGGCCTGGACCTCCGATTGAACGCGGCGGGCGAAATGGCGATAGCGTGTGTGGTTGCGCCAGCCAGGCACCCGCAGTACATGCAGCTTCAGCTGCGGGTGCTCCGGGGTCCAGCCCTCCCATGCGAGTGTGAATACGTCGATCTGATGGCCGCGCTCCAGCGCGAGCTCGGTGATGCGGCGGAAGTTGCGCTGCAGCCCGCCATGCGGGAAGTACTTGAACAACACGAATGCCAGATGCATCAGCGCCTCTCCCCATGCAGGGCATCGGCGGCCTCCAGTACCTGCTCGGGCGCCAGCTTGCGCAGGCAGTTCAGGTGTCCCAGGGGGCACTCGCGCTGAAAGCAGGGGCTGCATTCC is part of the Thioalkalivibrio sp. K90mix genome and harbors:
- a CDS encoding glycosyltransferase family 4 protein, with translation MHLAFVLFKYFPHGGLQRNFRRITELALERGHQIDVFTLAWEGWTPEHPQLKLHVLRVPGWRNHTRYRHFARRVQSEVQALQPDRVVGFNKLPGLDVYYNADPCFIERAQARSRFYRLSGRYRVHAALERAVFRTEANNRILLLSEAEKPLFQRWYATPEDRFHLMPPYVSADRFANADTPQRRRALRKELGLGDDSLMLLMVGSDFRRKGVDRSIRALAALPDGLRERASLYVLGKGRAAPLMRLARRLGIAGRVHFLQGRDDVADFLFAADLLLHPAYQENTGTAIVEAIAAGLPALVTANCGYAFHVERAGCGEVLTTPFEQPMMDAALARMLSQPKLQAWRDAALCYSERTELGARAEHALRVIEAPRYGETAA